The nucleotide sequence AGCATGGTCGCGCACGCATCGAGGCCACCGTCGAGGCGGAGGACGGCTGGGTCGAGCATGTCAACGAGGTCGGCCATCTCACGCTCTATCCCCTGGCCGACTCCTGGTACATGGGAGCCAATATCCCAGGCAAGCCTCGCATCTTCATGCCCTATATCGGCGGCGTCGGAGCCTACAGGCAGAAGTGCGATGACGTCGCGGCGAAGGGCTACGAGGGCTTTCGTCTGACCGGCACGCTCTAAGCGCCGGATAGCGTCACTCGCCGTCAGCCTTGGGCGCCCTTCGCCGCGCGCTCGATCAGGTCCTTCGCGCCGGCCTGGATCCAGGGGAAGAAGCTGGTCATCACCGCGCGCACGCCCAAGCGCGTATAGCGCTCGACGTTTCCGGAGTTCACGAGGGTACCGGGCACGTGGCCGGACTGGACGATCTTCGTGACCGCCTTGTCCACCGTCTGCTGGACTTCCGGGTGGCCCATGTTGCCGATGTGGCCCATGGAGGTCGCCAGGTCGTTCGGCGCCACGAAGAAGACGTCGATGTGGTCTACCGCGAGGATCTCGTCGAGGTTGTTGACGGCGACGATGTCCTCGATCAGGACGATCAGCAGGCTCTGATCGTTGGCGGTCTTGAGATAGTCGTCCACGGCGAAGCCCTGCCGGCTCGTGAACATGCCGCGCTTGCCGAGCGGCGCGAACTTCGCGGCCTCGACGGCCGACTCGGCCTCGGCGCGGGTGTTGACGTGCGGCACTACGATGC is from Candidatus Methylomirabilota bacterium and encodes:
- a CDS encoding aldolase/citrate lyase family protein, encoding MKIRPNRVKQQLAAGKVATIVAGTNEPDLIDQLGPLGVDGIWLEGEHGGVDYADLGNLTRACDLWGVTSVVRVMDNDYATIYRTLDRGAQGIVVPHVNTRAEAESAVEAAKFAPLGKRGMFTSRQGFAVDDYLKTANDQSLLIVLIEDIVAVNNLDEILAVDHIDVFFVAPNDLATSMGHIGNMGHPEVQQTVDKAVTKIVQSGHVPGTLVNSGNVERYTRLGVRAVMTSFFPWIQAGAKDLIERAAKGAQG